In Lolium perenne isolate Kyuss_39 chromosome 5, Kyuss_2.0, whole genome shotgun sequence, the sequence AAAGTTTTTGCCATCTTTTCACACTTCTCATGACTTTTAGGTGTGGCTGACCAAAATGCAACACTATCCCGCAACCTCTCTATACCTTGCTCTAAGACGCTCATTCCATCTTTTACAATTAAGTTTAATATGTGAGCAGCACAACGCATATGCAGTAATTGACCATCCAACATGAGAGAGCTAGTATCCAACTTATCTGGCAATATAACCATAGCCTTGTCATTTGATGTGCAGTTGTCCAAAGTGACGGTGGAGATCTTCCTCTCAAGGTGCCATTCAACAAGACACTCATACAAGGCTTCACATATAACCTCAGCTGAATGTGGACATGGCACATAAGCAAACCTATTTAACACAATAAAACAACAAATGTCATGAGTATTGCATAATCATAGTATGGTAATTGCTAAAAATTACTACTGTCCTATGTATAAATTTTATACCTCATAAGAAAACTCTTTAGATTCCAAGAATCATCTATATAGTGTGTGGTAACAGCCATATAACCTCTCTTTTGATAGCCCGCTGTCCACAAATCTGTAGTGATAACCACTCTATGTTTGAATGTTGCAAAAAAATTCACCATCTTCCCCTTTTGAGCTTTATGCATAGCCACAATATcattcctaatagtatttctgcaCACCATCTTAAACAGCGGCTGCAAAGAAGAACAGAATATACGAAAACCACTATGATCCACAATAGATAAAGGATACTCATGTTCACATATCATCAATGCAAGATCTTTCCTAGCCTTCTCTTGGTCAAAAATGACATTTTCCATATTCACTTTGCCACCTTCACCTTTTGTCAACCTTAATTTTTGTTGCTTGGGGCCAATAGGTGCATGCCTAGCAGGACAAGAATCCAAATGGGAACACAAGTGAGTTGTGCCAGCTCTAGGTCCTGAAGTAAATTTTTTGTGACAATAATTGCAGTAGGCTTTATATTCTCCATTTTCAAATTTCTCTTCCATCTCATCCCATACTGCCGATGTTCGCTTCCTCTTACAACCAGCCCTGTTAGATGTGGCTTGAGATGTTGGAGTAGCAACTTCAGACGTTGGAGTAGCAGCTTGAGATGTCAGAGTAGCTTGAGGTATTGGTGTTGAGTTCCCATTCCCTGCACCATCCACAGCGGAGCCTTCTCCACCTTGAGAAGCCATTGATCTGTACATGATACAAAGCAAAAAAAAGTTTGTAAATTGCCAAACTCCATTGCAGAAATTTATTTGTACATGATACAGAACAAATAACTAAATTGTAGGGTAAGGTACCCTTCAACTAAATTTAGTTTCTAAACTAAATTGCCAATCTTGATTCGAGCACATGCATCACAGCTTCACCAAGTTACTAACTATCTAACAATTGAAAAGAAAATCAGTCATTTACTCAATCAGAGAGACAACAGAGAGGCGTACGTACTAGTTATCACTTACCACCAGAACAGTGCGCCCGAGATCTTCTTCCTGGTGGAGTTCTGGTCGTCGTAGTGGTGGTCCAGCCCTAGGTGTCCCCTCTGGCCGGCTGGGGataagaaaaagaggagggccaGACCTCCGGCTCGGCTACAGATCAAGGAGGGGAGTCGGAGCGCTCCACTCTTCACGGCGGCAGCAGCTCAACTCGATGCTCCACTCTTCACGGCGGCTCCACTCTTGACGGTGTCCCCTTTGGCCGGCTGGGGAGAAGAAACAGAGGAGGGCCCAGACCTTCGGCTCGGCGGCTCCAATCTTCACGGCGGCAGCAGCTCAGGCCGATGCTGCTCAAGGATGGGGAAATTGGGGACTGGAGGAGATCGCGATGGTGAAATAGGGATGGAAGGGCGGGCGCGGGGCGCCTCGG encodes:
- the LOC127301422 gene encoding zinc finger BED domain-containing protein RICESLEEPER 2-like; amino-acid sequence: MASQGGEGSAVDGAGNGNSTPIPQATLTSQAATPTSEVATPTSQATSNRAGCKRKRTSAVWDEMEEKFENGEYKAYCNYCHKKFTSGPRAGTTHLCSHLDSCPARHAPIGPKQQKLRLTKGEGGKVNMENVIFDQEKARKDLALMICEHEYPLSIVDHSGFRIFCSSLQPLFKMVCRNTIRNDIVAMHKAQKGKMVNFFATFKHRVVITTDLWTAGYQKRGYMAVTTHYIDDSWNLKSFLMRFAYVPCPHSAEVICEALYECLVEWHLERKISTVTLDNCTSNDKAMVILPDKLDTSSLMLDGQLLHMRCAAHILNLIVKDGMSVLEQGIERLRDSVAFWSATPKSHEKCEKMAKTLNIEYNKRLTLDCKTRWNSTYIMISIALQYIEIFEKLKAREKKFKCCPTKDDWKFAREICDRLKLFFDITELFSGTKYVTANLFFPKMITIRLAIRKWGKSDSELIQKMYAQMKDRFEKYWSDIHGLMSVATVLDPRYKLHILNALYGPLYGREHAATEIEKVKKLLIQLVKQYKDEVEGEDTWDASVVEPAGEEDEAMELYDLYLSSRPAVPSSSIHTELDMYLEEASLARTQKLDIINWWKVSGTRFPTLQKLARDILPIPITSVESECAFSTSGRVLSAHHSRLTPHVAEALMCMQAWSLADLLGGWDSTLFATFQSVLEDEEEEMDESTSIITEE